The nucleotide window aaaaaaaatccaaatattgttgttatttcttcttctttgcctATCGTGTTTAGGATTTTCATtgcatgaaaaaataaatatgaagttCTTCTATTTTAATTGTGGATTGAcctatttcttttttcttaagtgTTATTGAAAGTCTCAAGCATGGGCTTACTAATCAACTTATGGTGCTTTTGACACAAAAACAATACAACAAGAGAAATTGTAATTTGAatgctaaatattttttttttcctttgattcaattgtaattttgatttatgaaggATTAGAAATAGAACTTTAGATCCCTGTCAtagtctaaatatttttttctggAAGGTTTGGACAAAAGTAGTTGGGTGGTTGGGTTTGTGGTGTTTTATCAAATAATAGCTAAATTGGTACATGCAAATAAATTTCTCTGTTTGGTATCAAGTGGTAGACAATGAATGCATCAAATTCATTTGATATCTTGCATTTGGGCTAGagattcataaatagtttatttttttgacggCATGAAATTAATGAGGAACAATCATCAATATGGTAAAACCCTTATCTTGGGCATTGATTAAATCCAAGAAGAATAACTTTTATTCTGATCTTTATCATTGGACTCTCAACCCCTTATTTAATTAGGTTATAATGTCGGTTAAGATTTATTGTATCTTAATTCGTGTATTTTGAAGACATATTGTTTATTTGACTTGAACTATGTTGTACTTCTCCATCATAgaaaaacttttatatatatatatacgagGATGTATACTATGAGAATGACATGTTTAtatgagaatgatgagaataaatttcaatcatcaaaatcaaaataaatggtctagattaaaaaacttattttagatAACACATATGCCTTTCCACATGCTATCCTCAATCCATTCACCTTCTCATCTTCTCTTACCTTCcatcatttgtttttttgtcaaatagcctagTAGCTAtaactcacacaatttaattgtggagaagtggagtgtatGGGGTTCGAACACCGACTACTGCATATAAAATGctatatccctaccaactgagctaagttcacgggaTACGTTCCATCATTTGTTGTTGGTCTCCGGATTGTTCACATCGCtcttcatcaccatcatcatggTGAGATCTGAATATTTTaattgacaataaataaaaaataatgttttttttttttctttctgtaaaTTAATTGGATTATATGAAATGTTCAATTTACAATAGACCAGAAACAATGATGGGAAAGCAaaagcaataattttttttttataccaaatTGAAAACCAGATAAAGTGAGTGAATTGGATTCGGAAATAAAATGGCCATATTTctcaaaagtttcaattttatgGTAGTGGAATAGACAGACATGGTTGAACAATCGAGATGCAAAAATCAATACCAAAAGTAAGTAGATGAAAGGTAAAACCAATTCCTGGTCATGGTGAATTAGAGAAATGCAAGCGTCGAACACACACATAACGAATTTGATCATGGTGGGTTGTAGAAGATGGACAGTGGAATGGGGATATGAGAAATGATAGAATAATGTAGACACATGCGAAGTTTTTTAATCTAGACCATTTATTTTGATCTTGATGGCGGAGATTCATTTTCATCATTCTCATATAAATGGTATTCTCTTTTGAAATTTAGTATgtttctatcattttttttcacaatCAAAATCTCATATTATTTCACTTCTCAAAAGAGTCTCAATACAAGATGGAATCAAATCAAACTGTTGGTGACGAGCATGTAATCTTGACTCCCCTACTAAAGTATGAGCGACAAAATTTGATTGTCTCCTAGCAAAACTTTTCTTAAAGTTTGGATGTTGTTGTAAAAGAGCTTGACAATCGGATATAATACTACAAAACTTCGCTTGGTTGGCATTCATATCAACTATGTTATCAATCATTAGTTCACaattagggttgggaataggccaggccaggccaggctttgataggcctgagcctggcctacgaaataaatcacaagcctgagcctggcctatggcctatcataggccgtttttttaggcctggcctggcctatttaaaagcctggactggcctgaaagcctacttacaggcctacttcacattaaggccatcaaatagttcatttggcctactaaataggttaaacttgtcttaaagcctacttaaaagcctatttcactacaagtaaatttcaactagattaaagcctacataaaagcctataacaacaaagcctattaaggaactaatagatagagaaaaagatgtttatatttttaatatatgcaattattttaatataaaaaatattttttaataaataagtattaataggccggcctattaggcttaacagtctttttttgaagcctaagcttggcctatttaactaaacaggctttctaaaaagcctaagcctaggcctatctactaaacagtccaggccaggccaggccaaaacaggccaggccgtaggcccctgtaggccggcctagcctattcccaaccctattcACAATCTAGTTCTATAAACACCTTTGATAGGCCTTATGTACCAAGCCAATCTTCCGCTTCTTGAGGAGGGGAGCTTCCTTTAAGAAATGGCCCCTAGAATTCCGAATGCACATAAAAAGGCCAAAACACCTATACGCCTCAAACATTGTCGCATCTACATAGCATTTCACGAAATCCTCATTTGGTGGTTGCCAAACTTCTATATGTTATTGTTGGTGCTGTACCGATGCTGCTGGTGTAGACCACACTTCCTGCCGTTGAAAAAGAGATTCATGTGCATGTGGGACAACTATATTAACGATAGGCTTTTAAATCAACGTCCTGTACTTTGTCATTACGATGGCGCCAAACCTGTTTCTAGCATGAAAACCCAAAAAGAGGGGAAAATGAAAGtgggtaaaaaataataatattagtgAAGATAAACATTATTTTATAGTGAAATCTTTACAAGAAATGCAGTAAATTGAGTGCACGAAAAGACAAACACGACACATGGATATAATCAAgagatatttaattattttattattattaatgtctTCTATTGATTACTGTAAAAATTTATTTCCCAATATATAAATGCTAAAACTAGGATATGatcaaacaattttcaatttgttACATCTAAACTAAAGCAAAGAAACATGACTACAATTCTAAAGTTTGCTTATATTATGATTACATGTCTTTTCCTGCTTCACATTGCAGCCCAAGAAGTTTTacgtacatttttttttatcctctcAAATTTTATACTTTATTATTTAGACAATCTTTCATGCCTTTTATTGACACTAATTATTTTATGGTTTACATTATAGAATATGAACTTTTTGACTGTAACGAAGACAGAGATTGTGATAACGTCATCTGCGTCGCAGGTGGTATTCCAAAGTGCATTACGCCATTTTGTTTCtgcttttaataatttataagttGGCAAATAATTTAGTTTCCTATAAACTTATAACAAGATATGATCATgtgaaataattattaaataaaaataacatgatTATCACATAATTATATTCATGCATTTGTAAGCATACATGAGTCTATTAGAGACAATTCTAGGCATACAAATTACATCAACCTAATACATTTTTGTGTGGCTACAATGCCACTCATATTCATGATAAAACCAAAGGTGATTAAGTATCTAATAGATGCAATTTTAGTCAAATTGTGTTTAAGTATCTAATATATACAGTTTTAACCAAGTTGTGTATGATAATATTTTATGCGTTATCTCTTACTAGAATGCTTTCACAGCaagttctttattttattttttttgatagaacaACAAAAGAGTTATTTAGGATTTTAGTCTGACCATGTTGTTTGTGAGCCACTCATGTATCACCTTGTTGCCTAAGTTGGActtgtagttgagttgtatgttgtgAATCACTTGTAAGATTTTAAGCAAGAGTGAACTATGTTTCTCGGAGTGTGTCTCCATTTTCATTGTATTTGTCCTTATCACGGGTAGAGTGATTGAGAGGAAGTGAGAGGGAGGTCTCTTATCTAGGGGTGTCTTAGATAGAAATTGCACAGGTAGTGATTAGCTGCGGAGCTAGTATACTAGAGAtagtttatgcatgcttcaaaCTAATACTATTATAGTAGATTTCtttcctggcttggtagccccaGACGTAAGTGGCGTtgcaccgaactgggttaaAAAATAACTTGTGCCTTTTACTTTCAGCTTTTATCTACTATtagttatttgttatttgtgttGTCACGATGTCTTGACATTGTGCTCGACATTGTGCGTGTCTTGACATCGTGCTTAACATCTTTTAGTGCGTGATAGAATTTCAAATGTCTTTTCCAATTTTGTGGTGGAAGTGGATCAAAGAATGTGTGTGCACGACTACATAATCTGTTTTAGTCAATGGCAGCCCCAAAGATGAGTTTCCATTAGAGAGGGGTCTAAGACAATGTGATCCACTTTctccttttctctttttgttggcAGCAGAGGGCttgaatatgatgatgattgatatGGGTCAGTCCAACATTTTCATTGGATATAGCATTGGTCCCGCGAATTCTTCAGTTATTTCTCATCTTTAGTTCGCCGATGATACATTACTTTTGGGTGTCAAAAGTTTGGAAAATGTCCGGGCATTGCCGACTGTTCTTGTTCTAACTAAGACGGTGTCTGTGTTGAAGATGAATTTTACCAAAGGTATGTTGGTTGTGGTAAATATTGTTGAATCTTGGCCGGTTGAAGCGGCTTCTATTTTGGATTGTACTATGGGTAAGGTGCCTTTTTTGTACTTAGGCCTTCCGATTGGTGGTAATACTCAGTGTTTGTTGTTTTAGGATTCGGTTTCGACTCACATTAGAAATAGAATATTTGGGTGGAAGAGCCgctttctttcttttggtggTCGCTTGATCGTTCCTAAGTTTGTACTGACTTCTCTGTctgtctatgctctttccttcttcaaagctccatTAGGTACAATCTCTTATATTGAatctttattgaataattttttttggggaggGAGTGAGGACAATAGCAAAATTTTTTGGATCAGCTGGAAAAATGTTTGTCCAGGAAAGGATTCTGGAGGGTTTGGGGTTAGGCAGATGAGGGAGATTAACACTGCTTTgttaggtaaatggtgttggagttTGTTAGTAAATAGATGTGGTTTGTGGTATAGGGTGATGGTTGCTCGTTATGGTGAGGAGGCAGTGAGGTTGGTGGTTGGGGGCCTGAGTAGTTCTTTGTTGTGGAGGGAAGTTGTGAAAATTCGCGATGGTGTACATGTTGATGGAGGAGGGTGG belongs to Medicago truncatula cultivar Jemalong A17 chromosome 6, MtrunA17r5.0-ANR, whole genome shotgun sequence and includes:
- the LOC11424795 gene encoding uncharacterized protein isoform X3, giving the protein MTTILKFAYIMITCLFLLHIAAQEVLQYELFDCNEDRDCDNVICVAAYEDFEKEIFDCKKDGDCDHMCVTPGIPKCTGLIEYIDTIQIQIR